Proteins encoded in a region of the Isoalcanivorax pacificus W11-5 genome:
- the iscR gene encoding Fe-S cluster assembly transcriptional regulator IscR — protein MRLTTKGRYAVTAMLDLALHASRGPVSLADISERQGISISYLEQLFAKLRRRELVVSVRGPGGGYQLSGDSREISVASVIDAVDESVDATRCGGQGDCQEGETCLTHHLWRDLSEQLHTFLSGISLGDLVARGDIQLIAERQKRRQRQQERVPLSVIN, from the coding sequence ATGCGACTCACCACAAAGGGCCGTTACGCCGTAACGGCCATGCTTGACCTGGCCCTGCATGCCAGCCGTGGCCCGGTATCCCTGGCCGACATTTCCGAGCGGCAGGGTATCTCCATCTCCTATCTGGAGCAGTTGTTTGCCAAGCTGCGCCGGCGCGAACTGGTGGTCAGCGTGCGTGGCCCCGGTGGCGGCTACCAGCTCAGTGGCGACAGCCGCGAGATCAGCGTGGCCAGTGTCATCGATGCCGTCGACGAATCCGTTGACGCGACCCGCTGCGGTGGCCAGGGCGACTGCCAGGAAGGCGAAACCTGCCTGACGCATCACCTGTGGCGTGACCTGTCCGAGCAACTGCACACCTTCCTCAGCGGCATCTCACTGGGTGACCTGGTGGCGCGCGGGGACATCCAGCTCATTGCCGAACGCCAGAAGCGCCGCCAGCGCCAGCAGGAGCGCGTGCCCCTGAGCGTGATCAACTGA
- a CDS encoding helix-turn-helix domain-containing protein translates to MLRQRPDSRLRPWVSHYWLSRGGGPHHVVLPDGCVDLVVATTQRDVTVWLYGTATQRTLLSVDPAVRYLGVRFLPGQARHFLSMSAGELTDSAEQVSGRDALGLAEAPWRAVGARDLFRGLDAVLLGLLAHRTPRRLALDRVLARLHDSPHGALATLAADCGLSRRQLERQCRTHVGVAPAQFAMIRRCHRVLSALSQTPAGMSLATLAAVAGYADQSHMTRELRRFTGLTPGALLRDGAGEDVAFVLADGLPASSH, encoded by the coding sequence ATGTTGCGCCAACGCCCTGATTCGCGCCTGCGTCCGTGGGTGAGCCATTACTGGCTCAGCCGGGGTGGCGGACCGCATCATGTCGTGCTGCCTGACGGGTGTGTCGATCTGGTCGTGGCGACGACACAGCGTGACGTGACGGTGTGGCTTTATGGTACCGCCACGCAGCGCACTCTTCTTTCCGTTGATCCTGCCGTACGTTATCTGGGCGTGCGTTTCCTGCCCGGGCAGGCGCGGCATTTTCTCAGCATGAGCGCGGGTGAATTGACTGATTCTGCCGAGCAGGTCAGTGGCCGTGATGCGCTGGGGCTGGCTGAGGCACCCTGGCGCGCAGTGGGCGCGCGAGATCTTTTCCGGGGGCTGGACGCGGTGTTGCTCGGCCTCCTGGCCCATCGCACACCGCGCCGCCTGGCCCTGGACCGGGTGCTGGCGCGCCTGCATGACTCGCCGCACGGAGCGCTGGCCACGCTGGCGGCGGATTGCGGCCTGAGCCGGCGTCAGCTGGAGCGCCAATGCCGCACCCATGTCGGTGTGGCCCCGGCCCAGTTCGCCATGATCCGCCGTTGCCACCGTGTGCTGAGTGCGTTGTCGCAGACGCCGGCAGGCATGTCGCTGGCGACACTTGCCGCAGTGGCCGGCTACGCCGACCAGAGCCACATGACGCGCGAGCTGCGTCGCTTCACCGGCCTCACGCCGGGGGCGCTGTTGCGTGACGGGGCCGGTGAGGATGTCGCATTTGTTCTAGCCGACGGATTGCCTGCCTCGTCACACTGA
- a CDS encoding RNA methyltransferase — MLDRIRIVMVETTHPGNIGAAARAMNTMGLSDLRLIKPLQFPHVEATARASGSADILARAQVCADLDEALAGATLVVGTSARQRRIPWPCLSPRQFGEVAAGRVEHEQIAVLFGREDRGLTNEELQRCNYHVAIPANPDYGVLNVAAAVQLISYELRLALVGDPDAGDAPRRSRSQLLEIPPMEWDAPPADSAEVEHFLRHLEQLIIESGFLDPDNPAQVMTRLRRLFLRARPDKMEISTLRGVLTSFGKHLAAPSDDAGRP; from the coding sequence ATGCTCGACCGAATCCGCATCGTCATGGTGGAAACCACCCACCCCGGCAACATCGGGGCCGCCGCCCGGGCGATGAACACCATGGGGCTGTCTGACCTGCGCCTGATCAAGCCCTTGCAGTTTCCCCATGTGGAGGCCACCGCCCGTGCCAGCGGATCGGCGGACATCCTGGCCCGGGCGCAAGTCTGCGCCGATCTGGACGAGGCGCTGGCCGGCGCCACGCTGGTGGTCGGCACCAGTGCGCGGCAGCGGCGTATTCCGTGGCCGTGCCTGTCGCCGCGCCAGTTCGGCGAGGTGGCCGCCGGACGGGTTGAACACGAGCAGATTGCGGTACTGTTCGGCCGGGAGGACCGGGGCCTGACCAACGAGGAATTGCAGCGCTGCAATTACCATGTGGCGATCCCGGCCAATCCCGACTACGGCGTCCTCAATGTGGCGGCGGCGGTGCAACTGATCAGCTATGAGCTGCGCCTGGCCCTGGTGGGCGACCCGGATGCCGGGGACGCGCCGCGCCGGTCGCGCAGCCAGTTGCTGGAGATCCCGCCGATGGAGTGGGATGCGCCGCCGGCAGACAGCGCCGAGGTGGAGCATTTCCTGCGCCACCTGGAACAGTTGATCATTGAAAGCGGTTTCCTGGACCCCGATAACCCGGCCCAGGTGATGACCCGGCTGCGCAGGTTGTTCCTGCGTGCGCGGCCGGACAAGATGGAAATCAGCACCCTGCGTGGTGTGCTGACAAGTTTCGGCAAGCATCTGGCGGCGCCGTCCGACGACGCCGGACGGCCCTGA
- a CDS encoding VOC family protein, whose amino-acid sequence MKLWTGIVTPHLHACRDFYVQAFGCNVLFDEDWFVLLELGGGELGLLAPDLDIQHPRFRTATSGQGSWVTIDVEDVQATWQRLTGQGITPECEIREESWGDRHFVVTDPAGVAVDIVQRPA is encoded by the coding sequence ATGAAACTCTGGACCGGTATCGTGACCCCGCACCTGCATGCCTGCCGCGACTTCTACGTGCAGGCATTTGGCTGCAACGTACTGTTCGATGAAGACTGGTTTGTGCTGCTGGAACTTGGCGGCGGCGAGCTGGGCCTGCTGGCACCGGATCTGGACATCCAGCACCCGCGCTTTCGTACCGCCACCAGCGGGCAGGGCAGCTGGGTGACCATTGATGTGGAGGACGTGCAGGCGACCTGGCAGCGCCTGACCGGGCAGGGCATCACTCCCGAGTGCGAGATTCGCGAGGAAAGCTGGGGGGATCGACATTTTGTGGTCACCGACCCGGCCGGGGTGGCCGTGGATATCGTGCAGCGGCCAGCCTGA
- the cysE gene encoding serine O-acetyltransferase, with protein sequence MFEGIREDIRSVFDRDPAARNSVEVLLTYPGLHALLLHRLAHWCWLRGLKLLARLISTFSRWATGIEIHPGAKIGRRFFIDHGMGVVIGETAEVGDDVTLYHGVTLGGTSWNKGKRHPTLGDGVVVGAGAKVLGPILVGAGARVGSNSVVTREVPAGATVVGIPGRVISKPDTEAERHREEMAKKIGFEAYGVTNDMPDPVQQAIRSLLDHMHAVDTKIDRMCSALREQGIRGCDEKLPALRESDFEMVEGSEPPSGDK encoded by the coding sequence ATGTTTGAAGGTATCCGCGAAGACATTCGCTCGGTATTCGACCGCGACCCGGCGGCGCGCAACAGCGTCGAGGTGCTGCTGACCTATCCCGGTCTGCACGCACTGCTGCTGCACCGGCTGGCGCACTGGTGCTGGCTGCGCGGCCTGAAACTGCTGGCGCGCCTGATCTCCACCTTCAGCCGCTGGGCCACCGGCATCGAGATCCATCCCGGCGCGAAGATCGGCCGGCGTTTCTTCATTGACCATGGCATGGGCGTGGTGATCGGCGAGACCGCCGAAGTCGGCGACGACGTGACGCTGTATCACGGCGTGACCCTGGGCGGCACCTCCTGGAACAAGGGCAAGCGCCACCCGACCCTGGGCGATGGCGTGGTGGTCGGTGCCGGCGCCAAGGTGCTCGGGCCGATCCTGGTCGGGGCCGGCGCGCGCGTGGGCTCCAATTCCGTTGTCACCCGCGAGGTGCCGGCGGGGGCCACAGTGGTCGGCATTCCTGGCCGGGTGATCTCCAAGCCGGATACGGAAGCCGAGCGCCATCGCGAGGAAATGGCCAAGAAGATCGGTTTCGAGGCCTACGGGGTCACCAACGACATGCCTGACCCGGTGCAGCAGGCGATCCGCTCGCTGTTGGATCACATGCACGCCGTGGACACCAAGATCGACCGCATGTGCTCGGCGCTGCGGGAGCAGGGCATCCGTGGCTGCGATGAAAAACTGCCGGCGCTGCGGGAGTCGGATTTCGAGATGGTGGAGGGCAGTGAGCCGCCATCCGGGGACAAATAA
- a CDS encoding IscS subfamily cysteine desulfurase: MNPVYLDYAATTPVDPKVIEAMVGCLGQDGLFGNPASRSHLYGWLAEDAVETARRQVADLIHADPREVVWTSGATEANNLALKGAAQARRAQGRHIISMASEHKAVLDALGALAREGWDITLLAPLSDGRADPAAIQAALREDTVLVSVMHANNETGVINDIAAIGALCRAQGVLFHVDAAQTLGKLPIDLRTLPVDLMSLCAHKLYGPKGVGALYVRRAPGVRIEAQIHGGGHERGLRSGTLATHQLVGFGAACALSGEVMQTEQPRIQALRDQLWAGLQALGNVHLNGHPDARLAGHLNVAFGGVDGELLLTALPGIAVSSGSACTSASLDPSHVLKAMGLDDTLAHASLRFSVGRYTAEADIRKAVDIVGEALQRLRNGAQVS, encoded by the coding sequence ATGAACCCTGTCTACCTTGATTATGCCGCGACCACCCCGGTTGACCCGAAGGTGATCGAGGCCATGGTCGGCTGCCTGGGCCAGGATGGCCTGTTCGGCAACCCGGCATCCCGTTCGCACCTGTACGGCTGGCTGGCGGAAGACGCGGTGGAAACCGCCCGCCGCCAGGTCGCCGACCTGATCCACGCCGACCCGCGCGAAGTGGTCTGGACCAGCGGTGCCACCGAAGCCAATAACCTGGCCCTGAAAGGAGCGGCCCAGGCGCGCCGTGCCCAGGGCCGGCACATCATCTCGATGGCCAGCGAACACAAGGCGGTGCTCGATGCACTGGGCGCACTGGCCCGCGAGGGTTGGGACATTACCCTGCTCGCACCGCTCAGTGACGGCCGTGCTGACCCTGCCGCCATTCAGGCCGCGTTGCGTGAAGACACTGTGCTGGTGTCGGTGATGCACGCCAACAACGAAACCGGCGTGATCAACGATATCGCCGCCATCGGCGCACTGTGCCGGGCACAAGGCGTGCTGTTTCACGTCGACGCGGCGCAGACCCTGGGCAAGCTGCCGATCGATCTGCGCACGCTGCCGGTGGATCTCATGTCGCTGTGCGCCCACAAACTGTATGGCCCGAAAGGCGTCGGCGCACTGTATGTGCGGCGTGCACCGGGCGTGCGTATCGAAGCGCAGATACACGGCGGCGGGCATGAGCGTGGCCTGCGCTCCGGCACGCTGGCGACCCACCAGCTGGTTGGCTTTGGTGCCGCCTGCGCCCTGTCGGGTGAAGTGATGCAGACCGAGCAGCCTCGCATCCAGGCGCTGCGCGACCAGCTCTGGGCTGGCCTGCAGGCGCTGGGCAATGTGCACCTCAATGGACATCCGGACGCACGGCTGGCGGGGCACCTCAACGTCGCGTTCGGTGGTGTCGATGGCGAATTGCTGCTGACGGCGCTGCCGGGCATTGCGGTATCGTCCGGCTCCGCGTGCACGTCCGCATCGCTGGACCCGTCCCATGTCCTCAAGGCCATGGGCCTGGACGATACGCTGGCGCATGCTTCACTGCGGTTTTCCGTTGGGCGTTATACGGCGGAGGCTGATATCCGCAAAGCGGTCGACATAGTGGGCGAAGCATTGCAACGGCTCCGTAACGGGGCGCAGGTGTCATGA
- a CDS encoding class I SAM-dependent methyltransferase: MACAADTPLPCPLCLTPGSQPFASLPLGTDTVAYHRCPTCRLTFLAPAHLPTPEAERAHYALHENNPEDAGYRQFLMRLAGPLMAVLPPGAQGLDFGCGPGPTLSRILKEQGFPCADYDPLYAADAERLAQQYDFVTCSEVVEHFHQPAQSFAQLRALLRPGGTLAIMTSWLMTDDMFTHWHYRRDPTHVCFYKPATFQWLARQHGLTLALPATNIALLTAGPA; the protein is encoded by the coding sequence ATGGCCTGCGCCGCTGACACGCCCCTGCCCTGCCCGCTGTGCCTGACACCGGGCAGCCAGCCGTTCGCCAGCCTGCCGCTGGGCACGGACACGGTCGCCTACCATCGCTGCCCCACCTGCCGCCTCACCTTCCTGGCGCCGGCGCACCTGCCGACGCCGGAGGCGGAGCGTGCGCATTACGCCCTGCATGAAAACAATCCGGAGGATGCCGGCTACCGCCAGTTCCTGATGCGCCTGGCCGGCCCGCTGATGGCGGTGCTGCCACCGGGTGCGCAGGGACTGGATTTCGGTTGCGGGCCGGGGCCGACGCTGTCGCGCATATTGAAGGAACAGGGTTTCCCCTGCGCGGACTATGATCCGTTGTATGCGGCCGACGCCGAGCGGCTGGCGCAGCAATATGATTTCGTCACCTGCTCGGAAGTGGTGGAACATTTTCACCAGCCCGCACAGAGTTTTGCGCAACTGCGCGCCTTGCTGCGCCCCGGCGGCACGCTGGCAATCATGACCAGCTGGCTGATGACTGATGACATGTTCACGCACTGGCATTACCGGCGTGATCCGACGCACGTCTGCTTCTACAAGCCCGCCACCTTCCAGTGGCTGGCCCGGCAACACGGCCTCACTCTGGCGTTACCGGCCACCAATATTGCGCTGCTGACCGCCGGGCCGGCCTGA
- the potA gene encoding spermidine/putrescine ABC transporter ATP-binding protein PotA: MTDAATARPSPQLSLRGITKRFDGKTVLGDIDLDIHDGEFITLLGPSGCGKTTLLRMLAGFETPDEGSIRLDGQDIVALAPNQRPLNTVFQNYALFPHMTVFQNVAYGLRMEKCPAGDIRTRVEQMLAMVQLSDFAARKPHQLSGGQQQRVAIARAVIKRPRVLLLDEPLSALDFKLRKTMQLELKRIQRELGITFVFVTHDQEEALSMSDRVVVLNQGHIEQLGTPREVYERPASLFVAHFVGEANLLPGEITGVAEDGRVQVNVMGQRMLLRRPFFPPQAGQKVKILLRPEDMRLGTAEESGFPGRVLERSYKGSTLDAVVRLDAGPDILASEFFDEDYPDFDHRRGEPVTVTWVPSWEWLLPDADAPV, translated from the coding sequence ATGACCGACGCCGCCACCGCCAGACCCTCTCCCCAGCTCAGCCTGCGCGGTATTACCAAACGCTTCGACGGCAAGACCGTTCTCGGTGATATCGACCTGGATATCCACGACGGCGAATTCATTACCCTGCTGGGGCCATCCGGCTGTGGCAAGACCACACTGCTGCGCATGCTGGCCGGTTTCGAGACCCCGGACGAGGGCAGCATTCGCCTTGATGGCCAGGATATCGTTGCGCTGGCGCCGAACCAGCGTCCGCTGAATACCGTGTTCCAGAACTACGCGCTGTTCCCGCACATGACGGTGTTCCAGAACGTCGCCTACGGCCTGCGCATGGAAAAATGCCCGGCCGGGGACATCCGCACGCGGGTGGAACAGATGCTGGCCATGGTGCAGTTGTCCGACTTTGCGGCCCGCAAACCGCACCAGTTGTCTGGTGGCCAGCAGCAGCGGGTGGCGATTGCCCGTGCGGTGATCAAGCGGCCGCGCGTGCTGTTGCTGGACGAGCCGCTGTCGGCGCTGGATTTCAAACTGCGCAAGACCATGCAACTGGAACTCAAGCGCATCCAGCGCGAGCTGGGCATTACCTTCGTGTTCGTCACCCATGACCAGGAAGAGGCGCTGTCGATGTCCGACCGCGTGGTGGTGCTCAATCAGGGGCATATTGAGCAGCTTGGGACACCGCGTGAAGTGTACGAGCGCCCGGCCAGCCTGTTCGTGGCACATTTTGTCGGCGAGGCCAATCTGTTGCCCGGCGAAATCACCGGCGTTGCCGAGGACGGACGGGTCCAGGTCAATGTGATGGGGCAGCGCATGCTGTTGCGGCGCCCGTTTTTCCCGCCGCAGGCCGGCCAGAAAGTGAAAATCCTGCTGCGTCCGGAAGACATGCGCCTCGGCACTGCCGAGGAAAGCGGATTCCCCGGCCGCGTGCTGGAGCGCAGTTACAAGGGCAGTACCCTGGATGCCGTCGTGCGCCTGGACGCCGGGCCGGACATCCTGGCCAGTGAATTCTTCGATGAGGATTATCCGGATTTTGACCATCGCCGTGGCGAGCCTGTCACGGTGACCTGGGTGCCGTCGTGGGAATGGTTGCTGCCTGATGCTGACGCGCCTGTTTAA
- the suhB gene encoding inositol-1-monophosphatase, translated as MLAPQVNIALRAARQAGQFIRRAAEDVQHIKVEQKGRNDFVSEVDRAAEARIIEVLQKAYPHYGILAEESGEIRGQGEDARWQWIIDPLDGTTNFLHGFPQFCVSIALACDGKVEHAVIYDPLREEEFTASRGRGAAMNGRRLRVSTRPGLDGALVGTGFPFRRDQAQHVEAYLNMMRDIMSQTAGLRRPGSAALDLAWLAAGRLDGFWEMGLQEWDMAAGVLLITEAGGLVGDLTGGHNHLKSGNLVAGNPKVFKALLQKIQPHLTDGLRR; from the coding sequence ATGCTCGCCCCGCAAGTCAATATCGCCCTGCGCGCCGCCCGTCAGGCAGGCCAGTTCATCCGCCGCGCCGCCGAGGATGTCCAGCACATCAAGGTGGAGCAGAAAGGCCGCAACGACTTCGTCAGCGAGGTCGACCGCGCCGCCGAGGCGCGCATCATCGAGGTGCTGCAAAAGGCGTACCCCCACTACGGCATCCTGGCCGAAGAAAGCGGCGAGATTCGCGGCCAGGGCGAGGACGCCCGCTGGCAATGGATCATCGATCCGCTCGACGGCACCACCAACTTCCTGCACGGCTTTCCCCAGTTCTGCGTGTCCATCGCCCTGGCCTGTGACGGCAAGGTCGAGCACGCGGTGATCTATGATCCGCTGCGCGAAGAAGAATTCACCGCCAGCCGGGGCCGTGGCGCCGCCATGAACGGCCGCCGCCTGCGTGTCAGCACACGCCCGGGGCTGGACGGCGCCCTGGTCGGCACCGGTTTTCCGTTCCGCCGCGACCAGGCGCAGCACGTCGAGGCCTACCTGAACATGATGCGCGACATCATGAGCCAGACCGCCGGCCTGCGCCGCCCGGGCTCCGCGGCGCTGGACCTGGCCTGGCTGGCCGCCGGCCGTCTTGACGGCTTCTGGGAGATGGGGCTGCAGGAGTGGGACATGGCGGCGGGCGTGCTGCTGATCACCGAAGCAGGCGGCCTGGTGGGCGATCTCACCGGCGGCCATAACCACCTCAAGAGCGGCAATCTGGTCGCCGGCAACCCGAAAGTCTTCAAGGCGCTGCTGCAAAAGATCCAGCCGCACCTGACCGATGGCCTGCGCCGCTGA
- the potC gene encoding spermidine/putrescine ABC transporter permease PotC: protein MSRWLLRGYLALIYGLLYLPILVLVVFAFNDNRSAYSWGGFSWRWFEALFNNRSLMDAALNSLLLAASTATLTMIIGTLTAVALQRYRFRGKTALQGMLFVVMMSPEIVMAISLLALFILLGMQLGFVSLLLAHITFCLPFVVITVYAQLSGFDNRLMEAARDLGASEWQTLRTVLLPMIWPALLAGWLLGFTLSLDDVVVSTFMTGPGFDVLPLRIYSMVRIGLSPEVNALGALLLLLSLVSLMLSHLILTRKRS, encoded by the coding sequence GTGAGCCGCTGGTTATTGCGCGGCTATCTGGCGCTGATCTATGGGCTGCTGTATCTGCCGATCCTGGTGCTGGTGGTGTTCGCCTTTAACGATAACCGCTCGGCCTATAGCTGGGGCGGATTCAGCTGGCGCTGGTTCGAGGCGCTGTTCAATAACCGCAGTCTGATGGATGCGGCGCTGAACTCGCTGTTGCTGGCGGCCAGCACTGCCACGCTGACGATGATCATTGGCACCCTGACGGCGGTGGCCTTGCAGCGGTACCGGTTTCGCGGCAAGACGGCACTGCAGGGCATGCTGTTCGTGGTGATGATGTCGCCGGAAATCGTCATGGCGATCTCGCTGCTGGCGCTGTTCATCCTGCTGGGCATGCAGCTCGGCTTCGTGTCGCTGTTGCTGGCGCACATCACTTTCTGCCTGCCGTTCGTGGTGATCACGGTGTACGCCCAGCTGTCCGGTTTCGATAACCGGCTGATGGAGGCGGCCCGTGATCTCGGCGCCAGTGAGTGGCAGACGCTGCGCACCGTGCTGCTGCCGATGATCTGGCCGGCGCTGCTGGCCGGCTGGCTGCTGGGGTTCACGCTGTCGCTGGACGACGTGGTGGTCAGTACCTTCATGACGGGCCCCGGGTTTGACGTACTGCCGCTGCGCATCTACTCCATGGTGCGCATCGGCCTTTCCCCCGAAGTCAATGCATTGGGGGCATTGCTGTTGCTGCTGTCGCTGGTCTCATTGATGTTGTCCCACCTGATATTGACGAGGAAACGCTCATGA
- a CDS encoding NAD-dependent succinate-semialdehyde dehydrogenase, with product MSLEGMRDSGLFRQQCFINGQWCDADNGATLDVDNPATGELLGQVPRMGTAETNKAIAAAQQALPAWREKTAAERSAILYRWYELLMQHQQDLGRLMTLEQGKPLAESTGEIAYAASFLQWFAEEARRAYGDTIPAPKPGQHLVVIRQPVGVSAAITPWNFPASMITRKAGAALAAGCTMVVKPASATPYSALALAELAQRAGVPDGVLNVITGSAGEIADTLTASPIVRKISFTGSTEVGRTLMASAAQHIQKISLELGGNAPFIVFDDADLDRAVEGAMASKFRNTGQTCVCVNRFLVQDSVHDAFVDKLAGKMRELRVGDGLEHGVTQSALINRDAAEKVQAHIRDALDKGAQCLLGGKADTRGGSFVQPTLLTGVTPDMQLCSEETFGPLAAVMTFRTEDEAIREANNTPFGLAAYFYSRDIHRCWRVAEALESGMVGINEGMISNAASPFGGVKESGLGREGSKYGLDEFMEIKLLCMGAG from the coding sequence ATGAGCCTGGAGGGAATGCGGGACAGCGGTCTGTTCCGCCAGCAATGTTTCATCAATGGCCAGTGGTGCGACGCCGACAACGGTGCCACGCTGGACGTGGATAATCCTGCCACGGGCGAACTGCTCGGCCAGGTGCCGCGCATGGGCACCGCAGAAACCAACAAGGCCATCGCCGCCGCGCAACAGGCCCTGCCGGCGTGGCGTGAAAAAACCGCCGCCGAGCGCAGCGCCATTCTGTATCGCTGGTATGAATTGCTGATGCAGCATCAGCAGGATCTCGGTCGCCTGATGACACTCGAACAGGGCAAACCACTGGCGGAATCCACCGGTGAAATTGCCTACGCCGCGTCGTTCCTGCAGTGGTTCGCCGAAGAAGCGCGGCGCGCCTACGGCGATACCATTCCGGCGCCGAAACCGGGGCAGCATCTGGTCGTCATCCGGCAACCTGTGGGCGTCAGCGCCGCCATCACGCCGTGGAATTTTCCTGCCTCGATGATTACCCGCAAAGCCGGCGCCGCACTGGCCGCCGGGTGCACCATGGTGGTGAAACCGGCATCCGCCACCCCGTACTCTGCCCTGGCCCTGGCCGAACTGGCACAACGCGCCGGAGTACCTGATGGCGTGCTCAACGTGATCACCGGCAGCGCCGGGGAAATTGCCGACACGCTCACGGCCAGCCCTATCGTGCGCAAGATCAGCTTTACCGGCTCAACGGAAGTGGGCCGCACACTGATGGCCAGCGCCGCGCAGCATATCCAGAAAATTTCCCTGGAGCTGGGTGGCAACGCGCCCTTTATCGTGTTCGACGATGCCGACCTGGATCGCGCCGTGGAGGGCGCCATGGCATCGAAATTCCGCAATACCGGGCAGACCTGCGTCTGCGTGAATCGCTTCCTGGTACAAGACAGCGTGCACGATGCGTTCGTCGACAAACTTGCCGGCAAGATGCGTGAGCTGCGTGTCGGCGATGGCCTGGAGCACGGCGTCACGCAATCTGCACTGATCAATCGCGACGCCGCTGAAAAAGTCCAGGCCCATATCCGCGATGCCTTGGACAAGGGTGCGCAATGCCTGCTCGGCGGTAAGGCTGACACGCGTGGCGGCAGTTTCGTGCAGCCCACCCTGCTCACCGGTGTCACGCCGGACATGCAGCTTTGCAGCGAGGAAACCTTCGGGCCGCTCGCCGCGGTGATGACATTCAGGACCGAAGACGAAGCCATTCGCGAAGCCAACAACACACCGTTCGGCCTGGCTGCCTATTTCTACAGCCGTGATATTCACCGTTGCTGGCGTGTGGCCGAAGCGCTGGAAAGCGGCATGGTCGGCATCAACGAGGGCATGATTTCCAATGCCGCCTCCCCGTTCGGCGGCGTCAAGGAATCCGGCCTGGGCCGTGAAGGCTCGAAGTACGGCCTGGATGAGTTCATGGAAATAAAACTGCTGTGCATGGGCGCCGGCTGA
- the potB gene encoding spermidine/putrescine ABC transporter permease PotB, with protein sequence MLTRLFKPLFDLKAPFRSGVLWLIWGWLILLVLLPNLLVIGVSFLERDPQDFIRFSVSLDNYQRLFDPLYLGVFSRSLYMAVMATVLCLAIGYPFAWGVSRVAPRWRPLLMFLLIVPFWTNSLVRTYAIKVLLAGNGLINSFLIDLGLISQPLQLLYTEGAVIIGLIYVLLPFMILPLYSVFEQLREDLLAASADLGASRWRTFRHVVIPMTMPGVIAGCLLVLLPAMGMFYIADVLGGSRVLLVGNVIKSQFLDARDWPFGAAASVMLTVAMAVLLLAYWQSVRRVRQQVTL encoded by the coding sequence ATGCTGACGCGCCTGTTTAAGCCGCTGTTCGATCTCAAGGCGCCGTTTCGCAGCGGCGTACTGTGGCTGATCTGGGGCTGGCTGATCCTGCTGGTGCTGCTGCCGAACCTGCTGGTGATCGGCGTCAGTTTCCTCGAACGCGACCCGCAGGACTTCATCCGTTTCAGCGTGTCGCTGGACAATTACCAGCGGCTGTTCGATCCACTCTACCTCGGCGTGTTCAGCCGGTCGCTGTACATGGCGGTCATGGCCACCGTGCTGTGCCTTGCCATCGGTTATCCGTTTGCCTGGGGCGTGAGCCGGGTGGCGCCGCGCTGGCGGCCGCTGCTGATGTTCCTGCTGATCGTGCCGTTCTGGACCAACTCGCTGGTACGCACCTATGCCATCAAGGTGCTGCTGGCGGGCAACGGTCTGATCAACAGTTTCCTGATCGATCTCGGCCTGATCAGCCAGCCGCTGCAACTGCTGTATACCGAAGGCGCGGTGATCATCGGCCTGATCTATGTACTGCTGCCGTTCATGATCCTGCCGCTGTATTCCGTGTTCGAACAATTGCGCGAAGACCTGCTGGCGGCCTCCGCAGACCTCGGCGCCAGCCGCTGGCGTACCTTCCGCCATGTGGTGATTCCGATGACCATGCCCGGCGTGATTGCCGGCTGCCTGCTGGTGCTGCTGCCGGCCATGGGCATGTTCTATATCGCCGATGTGCTTGGCGGCTCGCGTGTGCTGCTGGTCGGGAACGTCATCAAGAGCCAGTTCCTGGACGCGCGGGACTGGCCGTTCGGCGCCGCCGCCAGTGTCATGCTGACGGTGGCCATGGCCGTGCTGCTGCTGGCCTATTGGCAAAGCGTGCGCCGGGTGCGCCAGCAGGTGACGCTGTGA